The genome window AATCGCCAAACAAAACACTATGAGCAAGCGCTTTTATGGAGTAAGATATTTTTACAAAATAAGTCGTTTAGTCCATATAGAGGTAACGATGTGGCTTTTGCTTTGCTGTTTGATATAAATACGCTTTTTGAAAGCTATGTCGGAAATTTTATAAAGAAAAAGCTTTCGAGTGCTATATTGCAGCATAAAGGAAAATATCTTATTGAAGAACCAAGAAGAGACTTCGGGTTAAAACCAGATATATTTTTAAAATATAAAAACCAAAATTATATAGCCGACACAAAATGGAAGATCGTCAAATCAAAAGACGATATTTCACAAGCTGACCTATATCAGCTATATGTTTATGGTAAAAAATATAATTGTGGCGAGCTTTATCTCATTTACCCAAAGATAGACGGCATAGAACAAGATTCTATGAAATTTGAATATGAAAAAGATATGCAACTTGAAATTTTATACTTTGATCTTGAAAAAGACGAAAATAACGCAAATTTACTGGCCTAATTTATAAAAGCCAAATTTAAAGCTTCGCTTTTAGAGCCATTATCCTCTTGTATGAAGCGTCGATTCGCTCTTTGCTGATCTTTTTCTCATTTACAGCATCGATTATGATCTGAGTGACTAGATCGGCTGTTCTTTGGTTATTTATCTTAAACTCGCTAAAAAGTAAGATGTCGCCACCAGCGTTTATAAATTTCACCACTTTTTGCGCTAAAGCTTCGTCGCCAACGCCTTTCATCAGTATATCATCGCTGATAACCACGCCATTAAATTTAAGCTCATTTCGCAAGAGATCGGTTATTATTTTTTTAGAAAGTGTGGCTGGATTGTCCTCGTCGATGCCCTTTACAAAAAGGTGTCCAATCATGATGATCTGCGCTCTACCTGTGCTTATCGCGTCTTTGTATGGCAGTAGCGCATCTTTGCTTAACGTGACCTCGCTCTTATTTTTATGTGAGTCCTCTTTTGAGCTGCCGTGCCCTGGGAAGTGTTTAAGCGTCGTTAGGATGCTCTGCTCTTTAAATGCGTCCATAAAAGCATCAGCATAGATCACCACCTTGCTTGCATACTCGCTAAACGCCCTTTGCTTTGCAGCGATAATCGGAGAGCTTTCATCGTGCAGATCGACCACTGGGGCGAAATTTAAATTTATGCCGCACTCCTTTAAATTTATAGCCATTTTTAAGTAGAGATCGTATGCACTTTTGATATCAAGCGTACTTGCGACCTCGTATGCGCTAGGATATGGGCCGTCAAAGCTCTTATCCTTCATGCGGCTTACATTGCCGCCCTCTTCGTCAATAGCGATAAAAATTTTAGGACTTTTTTCTTTGATTGCTTTTATGCTAGATTTTAGCTGGACTTTGTTGGTGATGTTTCTGCCAAGTAGCATCACACCGCCAAATCTCTCATATCCAGCGTCACTTAACATCGCGCGAAACGCAGCGTCTTTTGTACTAGCTCCGTTAAAGCCAACCATTATCATTTGCGAGACTTTGGCTCTTAGGCTCACTTCTGCGCCATTAAGCCCCAAAGCAAAAATGGCCACAAAAAGTATAAATTTTAATGCTTTCATCTTCTTCCTAAAAGTGATTTTACACTCTCAAAAACGTCTTTGCCATTTAGCATATTTTCAACCTCGCTAGCGATAGGCACATATATACCCTTTTCTTTGGCGATCTTGCTAATAGCCCTTGCAGTATCGACGCCCTCAGCCACTTCGCCAAGCTCATTTAAAATTTTTTCTAATCTCTCGTGCCTTGCGATACCAAGACCTACGCGGTAGTTGCGCGAAAGTATCGATGAGGCAGTCAAAAAAAGATCACCTGCACCGCTTAGCCCCATAAATGTATCATCTTTTGCACCAAAAAATTTGCCAAATCTAGCCATCTCAACAAGCCCTCGTGAAATAAGGCTTGCTCTTGCATTGTTACCAAGACCAAGTCCGTCACAGATACCCCCAGCTATGGCGATCACGTTTTTATACGCCCCACACACTTCAGCTCCAATCACATCATCTGAGGTATAGGCTTTCATATAGCTTGGAAAAAATGAGGCAAATTTTAAAGCTAAATTTTCATTTTTAGAATTTACCACCAAAGCACAAGGAAGCTTCTGCATGATCTCTTTTGCAAAGGTCGGTCCTGAGAGAAAGGCCAAATTTTCTCTATCAACAAAGTCTTCATAAATTTCATTTAAAAATTTAAGATTTGCCGTGTCTATGCCCTTGCTAGCGACTAAGATCTTTTGGCCTTTGTTTTTGTAGTTTTGCTTTAGCCATAAATTTGTAGCTTGAGTTGGGATCGTGCAGACTAGATATTCGCATTCCAAAGCTTCATCCAAGCTTACAAAATTTGAAATCTCTCTTGGCGTTCTTGAGCTGATGACGCACTCGTTATTTTCACTAAATGCGTGAAATAGCGCACTGCCCCACTTGCCAGCTCCAATAACTGCTATGCTCATTTTAGCCCTTTTTTAGCCTATTTTGGCCTTT of Campylobacter concisus contains these proteins:
- a CDS encoding glycoside hydrolase family 3 N-terminal domain-containing protein; the protein is MKALKFILFVAIFALGLNGAEVSLRAKVSQMIMVGFNGASTKDAAFRAMLSDAGYERFGGVMLLGRNITNKVQLKSSIKAIKEKSPKIFIAIDEEGGNVSRMKDKSFDGPYPSAYEVASTLDIKSAYDLYLKMAINLKECGINLNFAPVVDLHDESSPIIAAKQRAFSEYASKVVIYADAFMDAFKEQSILTTLKHFPGHGSSKEDSHKNKSEVTLSKDALLPYKDAISTGRAQIIMIGHLFVKGIDEDNPATLSKKIITDLLRNELKFNGVVISDDILMKGVGDEALAQKVVKFINAGGDILLFSEFKINNQRTADLVTQIIIDAVNEKKISKERIDASYKRIMALKAKL
- a CDS encoding NAD(P)H-dependent glycerol-3-phosphate dehydrogenase, encoding MSIAVIGAGKWGSALFHAFSENNECVISSRTPREISNFVSLDEALECEYLVCTIPTQATNLWLKQNYKNKGQKILVASKGIDTANLKFLNEIYEDFVDRENLAFLSGPTFAKEIMQKLPCALVVNSKNENLALKFASFFPSYMKAYTSDDVIGAEVCGAYKNVIAIAGGICDGLGLGNNARASLISRGLVEMARFGKFFGAKDDTFMGLSGAGDLFLTASSILSRNYRVGLGIARHERLEKILNELGEVAEGVDTARAISKIAKEKGIYVPIASEVENMLNGKDVFESVKSLLGRR